A genomic stretch from Verrucomicrobiota bacterium includes:
- a CDS encoding DedA family protein yields MLTQIISETAVKILDTTGYAGAGFLMGLESMIAPVPSEAVMPFVGFQVADGKWVLWIAIAVTSAGSLVGSLLSYLMGYYGGKPVVLKVGKYLLLNQHDLEWTEQFFHKRQGTWTIFLSRFIPVVRHFISIPAGMGKMPIVPFMLVSVIGATIWNSFLLWCGMRLRDNWKVVQKYSHQADIVIVLGLVAAVAWWVMKRRKEARQILGA; encoded by the coding sequence ATGTTAACGCAAATTATATCTGAAACGGCGGTTAAAATATTGGACACCACCGGTTACGCCGGGGCCGGCTTCCTGATGGGGTTGGAAAGCATGATCGCGCCCGTGCCGAGCGAAGCAGTGATGCCCTTTGTGGGGTTCCAAGTGGCGGATGGAAAATGGGTGCTCTGGATCGCCATTGCCGTCACCAGCGCAGGCTCGCTCGTTGGGTCCCTGTTGTCCTATCTCATGGGGTATTATGGCGGGAAACCGGTCGTCTTGAAAGTGGGTAAATACCTGCTGCTCAACCAGCATGACTTGGAATGGACCGAACAATTTTTCCACAAACGCCAGGGGACTTGGACGATTTTTCTCAGCCGCTTTATTCCCGTCGTGCGACATTTCATCTCCATCCCTGCCGGCATGGGCAAGATGCCGATTGTGCCGTTCATGCTGGTATCCGTGATTGGCGCCACCATTTGGAACAGTTTTCTGTTGTGGTGCGGGATGCGGTTGCGTGACAACTGGAAAGTGGTGCAAAAGTATTCGCACCAGGCCGACATTGTGATCGTGCTCGGGCTGGTTGCCGCAGTCGCCTGGTGGGTCATGAAGCGCCGCAAAGAGGCCCGGCAAATACTCGGGGCCTAA